The sequence below is a genomic window from Gadus morhua chromosome 12, gadMor3.0, whole genome shotgun sequence.
CAacttgtatttatatatagagcAACACATCTTTCTACACTGTCTTGTATAGTGTTGACTCAAGTTTTCTTCTGCATTTCAGTTTAaaaagaatagaatagaaactcacaaaaacaaaagtTGTGAAAGAGTAGTCTTCTAAAGAGTAGGGAGCCTGTTAAGGCCTATTTCACAGGCCTCCTGCCCGAAATGACATGCCCAAAATGAATAGAGTACGCCTCCACAACAACAAGGGCTATATGAATAAAGTTGGTTTAAAAAAGAAGGTAACATCTGTGAGGTGGCTGCAGAAGTGTTAGAATCAACATAGATGTTACTGTGTCAGAGTGAATTCAGTTAGATAATAGTAAGAAATGTAAATTTTCAATTTTCgccttcatttacatttagggcatttagcagacgcttttatccaaagacaaacatttgtcataagaagtgcaacaatatatcgctgtcggtacagtaaggatgttcatagaactagTACAaaaatcgctaggctaaccaattccccgtgttacagcaaaaAAACCACCATTCGCCAATCAaaagtatttgtttatttgttttgctcTTCTTTGGCGCCGCTCTTCTAGTTCAGTGAGTTTTCGTCGGAGAGTGATATCATTGGAATATGTGGAGCCTCAGCTTTCATATGACATATAGTTGTGTGGCTGGCATGAAGTAGCGAAATCGGCGGCGGCCAGTATGCACTCATGCACGTTTTGCGTGTTTTGCTACGGGCTCATTCAGCTGCTTGGTGTtagaattgtgttttgtttaggtAGATACATTATCATGGGCTTTTAAGCGAGCTTCTTCCCGTTACGTGGGTATGCACCAGGGAGATGTTGTCCATGGTCGGGGGCGGGGGCGTAAGAGGTGCCCCCgcccccgtgcccactacctccgtccgttgcgtgatccccattgactttaatggggacggacgtgcaatgcattgtggatccgtccgttccattggagccttcggctcagtcaagaagttgaaaaatgttcaactttttcggcagcgacggatccgtcatccaatcagatcgcgtctgcaaatttaagcactgtgacgcgactcgggctctgacgatactggaaagcgggaaagcgggtcatcttgcatcgcaacaagcaggaagtagcgggaagaacccggcgaagcgatttgattggctgacggatgcctctgcaaagactactcccccatcagtcagcaacgccttcccacctccgttgactgaaggaggtagtgggatgatagatagcgataacacttgtttttactttatatttgtattgtatttaattgtttaaccgaaacaataaaaaaatgtgcccgcaaaacgggcgatcgcgtcaaatgacgcgtcaaatcacgtaggaaggttcttgaacattctagactatgaaacctgcttaaaacactcagtttactagctaaattcgatcaaacaattcaatacaatacaaatataaagtaaaaacaagtgttatctagcgatccgttatctgtattatgtttcaagaaccctcctacgtcatttgacgcgatcgcccgttttgcgggcaaaacatttgtcatttgacgcgatcgcccgtttcgcaggcaattttttttattgtttcgattaaacaattaaatacaatacaaatataaagtaaaaacaagtgttatcgctatctatcataatacagatagcgatccgctatctgtattatgttatttcgtcgtttggaaacatgttttctgcatcgcgtcgtctgttgccgggcaggttgtcaggatgtaaacaaacgaagacgtaggccggtacaattttaacgtgacagcaccTCTTAAACCCGAGCGCTCGGGTTAAAGAGGCTAAAcataggccccgtccacacaaagcctatttcatggcgaaaccacaaaggtcttgtacggtttgACCTTCCGTCCacaagaagccggcgaatccgctgaccgaaaccgtaaacttctgaaaccaccctcggaggtggtttcaaatcgaCCCAGTTTCGTTTTGGaatcgtgtggacgcctgataccgactgaaaccgtaaaccatgacgccatcgccccacccctcgaccctctagccaatgactgttaagcccgcggtcaccctttatgcgcatggtcgcctcttcttcttatatatttttcttctggatttctgtagcagaaaggccccttatgggcctggaatgtgtactacagcgtttttacagatctacccggtttcgcttgacacAGTCtttatgccctgtttacacctacccaatagtgggccccgatggtgcccgatggctaaatcagcagctatcgttataacatcggcaaatagcgtggttgcatcgggaaacaccgttactcttcccgggaacatcgttagacaacgggaagaaacgggaagaaatgctcaatgatcgggcaacaacgggcaacatcggcaaagaacgaacatgcttgttaattttgggtcaatcggggtagaatcgattaccaggcgttgctatgggctaatcggctataatcgggaatagaacgggagtataacgtaagacatcgcaaatcgttcgggaattttcctgggcacatcggctatattcgttaatcttccgcgctttgtcgtgttttatcgtctttatatcggcaacctcaacacacgaaagaccctcgagaaccctagacaaataacgattgtgagtgaccagattgtgttaaggaaggccctcaatctgccacttgtgtataaatagggggtgatggatggatgtcctacttttataattacagggtacttcgcccatttagaaccggcgttctattattataaaatcgctattgtaatataaataaatatataaataaatatcagtctaaaccagtctcccctttgccctctcccgaaatgacgccaaatgacgccaaacgcgtcatttgacgtgtttggcgtcattcgaaatgacgtcaaatgacgccaaacgcacttcgggtgtcttccctggcatacatcgttatgttatcgttataacatcgggtatgtgtaaatgctaccccgataaattgacccgatcatacatttttagcccgatgtcacccgaatcaccccgacttccacatcggccattagcggccattagcgggatggtgtaaacggggcattacggaggtactccgaaaccggatagatcgaaacaataggtctcgctgcagcctgtaggacatggacatccaaTGTCCAAGTGCTGTCACGTGACGACACTTTTCccacttttcctaaccgacgtcattgcgcgacgagagtattgctgacctctagcgtttctacggtggaactacagttttccgaagttggtctacaacaggggttctcaaagttttgacagctgagggccaatttaggaacccaaaatttgactgagggccgccaaggGGAAAAAAATATAGGCGGgtaacgccgtcagcatccaagtggtgaaaaaaaacattgcaccgtggacctctgggtgTGAGGTTCATCTGAGGTTATAGCAGCTGTCATGAAATGAGGAAAGAACACTAGAACAGGGAACTTTCCCTTGCGCTCTTTAGACTGTGCAAGATTTCTGTAACCCTTCCTGTAAGCTCAGCCTCTTAGGAACACAGTTTCTCCACACTGAAACTGATACAATAAATAGGAAATGGCGCATTGTTTTACACTTCGTTGTCACCCtcgaataaaaaaaaaatgtttataaGATTTTGATGATTTAGTATCCCCAACAAGCGCTCCAATGCGTTCTtgtcgtattgatttcaatGAGGTTgggccaacagtgagaatcccaattcacatgtgaaaaaaagagGCTCAACTTATGTCGATTCAGAAATTAACTTccagtagtctttcttaaatgtgaagtcTGCATTTTAATTTATTACGGTGTATATTGTTTGCTTAATAACCATCAATATATGATTTCATTTCgattcaaataatatgtttCTTGGAATTagtatccattattatcaaatttattttctgctcttctctacaaacaaaccaataaaaaataaagacaaagaaATTACAAATATTATGTCTCCTCCGTTTCGGACACTTTGCGCTTCCTCTAGATACTGAAGATAGGTGGTAGAGTTCCTCTTGCaatctctctgccctcctccctgaaatgagcaaaccgtctgcaatgactgcacaaacacacacacagtttttgtAGACCATTGTTACGGTTGTACAAAGTGGAGCACTACCACTCCCTGTGATGTGTTATGTCATGCTGTAGAAGATAATAGACTGATAATGAGAGTAGACTGTTTGTACTCGAGTACATCATCATTTTGCATTAACTTTAGCcattttattttcgtatattttcctttatatatatttgtatgtatctagTTGACTATTTGAAATTTCGTTGAGATAAATAAGTTGCATGTTATTGCTTATtatttaaagtgtctgctaTCGTGGATAAATACGTtagcttaaaggggacctactatgctttttcaacttttatgacctataaacgttgttataatgattgatagtcatgtttaaccatgcacaaaaaacgatgctgattttcgggaaactcttcctcttatctgggcgctttcagtattctctgtcaacgctcggtttcgtccttctccgccccctcgcccccctcctgccaacccaacttgTGATTGGTTACATTCCTTGAAGCGTGcacgcgggcagatttgaccaggcatatgggggcgcggcaggagtgcatctacgtagatgatttcccggaaatgtaaacaagtgaatcgcaaacgttgtcccgggtgtttagcgctctgcacagccaaccCAGACGGTCAgtagggaatacgtcgaaatgcatgtacgtcattatttgacactttggtatgattaaacatgactatcaatcattataacaacgttataggtcataaaagtggaataagcataataggtcccctttaaggagtGGAAccatcaaaaacacatttcacaaaCGCATGTTTTTGCAATCACAATTAGGTTGTTTCAGTCATTAGCCGACGTCAGTGGAGGTGGCAAGTGGAATCACGTGACagcacttggacgttggatgtccatgtcctacaaGCCGCAGCGAGACATTATAGAACAATtttgcccgtttcggcttcgtgtggacggggccataGTAGCTTCCCACACCGGCCCACTCGTTTGGGGGTTTAATTAgtgtggaaaatcaaaaaaatcaaAGCAGCAACTGTCACATCGTTGCTGCTACCTCCCACAAGATAaggacaacaacaaacaaaaacacattgtttcgGAGGTCCTCATTTTGGTCTTTAATTCAACGGGGAGAACATAACAGCAAATAATTGTAAAgccggaaaaaaaaaactatgaatgaataaaaaaaaacattagatgATAATTGTAGTAGTTCAACTTTCAAGTGCAGCAATTCCTTCTGACTTATTTGGACACATGATATTTTTATGATCGGATGCTAATGTTATAGCTGCCCCAGAGGTCCACCTACTCACATAAAGGCTGCCATGCATGAATAAGTGTCCCGATAGTGGGGCCGGCAGAGCAGCGCGGCCCTCACCGCCACGCAGTACGTATCCCCCAGCGGCCCCGGGGCCGACCGGGCTAGCTCGCGCTCGGCCGTGGCGCGCCACAGTGCGTACATGTCTGTCTCGTGGCCGTGCGACGTGATCATTTGGTCGAAAATGCACGGGTGGCGCTGTGCCTTCCCCTCACCTGAAAAGTAGGCGTGGTCCAGGGGGGAAACCCCTGCCACGCTGGCGCACATCCCCATGAACACGTCGTCGATGTACATGGAGGAGCGGAGCACCAAAGTGGCCCCGTAGATCTTGGCGGCCACATCCCCGGAGACCACGTAGCCCGCGCCAGCCGTGTAGTCCGGGTAGCAGGGCAAGGGGTACAGCTCCCGAGAGACGTAGTATTTGCTGCTCTTCCGGCGGTTGGGGGGCGCCCCTCTGTGAACGTGGCCCACCCACAAGTCTCGCCCGCCGCTCGGCGAGTCCAGCAGGCCCCGCAGGTACCTCAGCAGGTTGGGCACGTGCACAAAGACGTCGTCGTCGGCCGACATGAGGAAGCGCGCGTCGGGGCAGTGGTGGCGGGCCCACTGGAACTGCAGCACCAGCTTGGCCGTGAGGTTGTGGAAGGTGTCGGCGAAGTCCTGCTGGATCAGGTCCCCGTGAGCCCGGTCCTCACGGAGCAGGTCCTCCTGAACCCGAAGCCGCTGGCCCGGGTCAGGGTGCGCGCCTAGGACGAACAGCACGCGCACACGCTCGCCCCGCCGGCCCGGCACGAAAGTCTCGTTGCCCCACGTATCCCGGATCGCCCGGCGCTGCGCAGAGTTCTCGGGCGACGATTTGACAAACAGGAGCAGGAGCACTCggccccaccctccacccccgccgccgccgccatcacATTTGTCCGGGTGGTTGATGAGGTAAGGGAAGCCGGTCGTCCCGCCGCCATCATGACCCGTCTCGGGGCC
It includes:
- the b3gnt5a gene encoding lactosylceramide 1,3-N-acetyl-beta-D-glucosaminyltransferase A, with product MYINFRRISKCRCVHLLVASLVLYVMLVGLEPLDHHAVSHVRSFGYRYLVNKFDFNATFRIAAYRRHGGPETGHDGGGTTGFPYLINHPDKCDGGGGGGGGWGRVLLLLFVKSSPENSAQRRAIRDTWGNETFVPGRRGERVRVLFVLGAHPDPGQRLRVQEDLLREDRAHGDLIQQDFADTFHNLTAKLVLQFQWARHHCPDARFLMSADDDVFVHVPNLLRYLRGLLDSPSGGRDLWVGHVHRGAPPNRRKSSKYYVSRELYPLPCYPDYTAGAGYVVSGDVAAKIYGATLVLRSSMYIDDVFMGMCASVAGVSPLDHAYFSGEGKAQRHPCIFDQMITSHGHETDMYALWRATAERELARSAPGPLGDTYCVAVRAALLCRPHYRDTYSCMAAFM